The Salvia miltiorrhiza cultivar Shanhuang (shh) chromosome 2, IMPLAD_Smil_shh, whole genome shotgun sequence DNA window TAAAATAATAGAAACCCAAtaaatcgaaaagaaaaaataagttCCCAAATTTCTCCCCACAGtctatacatacatacatacacatCCAATATATCTATACATCTAGAGAGAGAGGAAATCTGAATCCTCCATTTTTATTGTACTAATCGATGCTGCATATAAACATACTCTGAGAAATGGCCGAATCTGAATCCAAATTTTCGCTGTTGCTGCTCCGATCTTCCTCAATCTCTGAGCTCTAAATCGCGTTTTGTGATTTCTCAATGAAGTAAAAATCGGAAGGAGAAAAGATTTCAGCTGTTGTTTGTTATTTCGATTTTGTTGATTGTGTTCTGATTTTTCCGATTGTGGGGGGAAGAATGGACAGTGGTGATGGTGGGGAGGTGGCATCAGCTGCGGCCGGTCCACCTACGCCGCTGGAATGGAAATTCTCTCAGGTCTTTGGCGAGCGAGCGGCTGGGGAAGAAGTACAGGAAGGTAAAAAGATGATAATTTGATGGATACGAGAGCAATTTATTTGCTTTGGGGTCGGATCTTGTGGTTAGGGTTTTGGTTTATGTGAATTTGATCTGTCTTTGGCTCGTTTAGTTGCTTGATTTAGCAGGAAATTTTGGCAATTGGTTGGGTTTGAGTGATTGATCTGTGTGCCAGAGTGATAATTTACTGCTCGAGGAGAATTAGTGTTCAAGTGAGGTGAATTGAGTTCAGTGTTAGTATGCTTGTTTTTCTTACTTACATGCACTTGATTGTTTTCGAAGAAAGATCTATGCTGTGGGTTTAGAACTTTAGATCGTTGCAATCTTGTTTAATGTCCCTTTTTTAACTGGAAGCTCCGCCAAAGATCCAACTCAATGGCCCAAAGTATCAATTTTTATGGGGTATTGAAGCGAGACACACGTTAGTTATAAGTAAATCCACATAAATGTCCTTCTGGGGGTTGGATATGTGCTGCCAACTGTTCTAGTGGTGCTGGGCTTTTGTTTAGTTGAATAATTTGATGCTACCATATTGGACAGGAGTCCTGTGCAacattccttcttttctttattttgtgCAGTTCAAGCCATAAATTGGTGTCAACGCATGAAATTATCTCTGACGTTGTGATATCCATAATATTCTGTGGGTTGAAATGATCAAGCCTTACAAGTTTTAGGCCAAAAGTACTAGTGTTGACCTCTTTGGATTAATTTGAAATTCTGCATATATGCTTCGCATGCACTGGCTGTAACCATATTACATGGTGGCATATTAAGTTAGGACAAATACCAAAAGAAAAATGCATTGTTTAAAGTTGTTCCCAAGTAAAACAGAACTTTATCTCTTTTTGTTGGTTGCTTCATTTATTGACTGTTATGGAGTTAGGTTCTTGTCTGTGTAGCAACATGCAACGTACACATCAAATGATGCCTGACTAGTACTCTGGTTTGTGAGGTGCAGTTCGATGTGAACGAAAGGACTAGAGAATGAGTTGGCTGAATGATAACTTTGCAATGCTAACTTTTGTCAGAACTCAGATTATCCGATGCAGATCAGTTATCTGAGATTTGAAACATGAATCATCTGGGTTTAAGAGGACTCAATGTGATAAAATTGCAAGCATGATGGTTTGGAAGTCTTCTAGAGGGCTTATTAGGTTGTCAAATATGTTAATCCTGCATCAGTGATACTGCTTGTCTTTTTGCTTTTGGTATTTTTAAACTTGTGTCGAATTTCAAGCTGTGATGCGATATTGAACTCTGAAATGTTTGGGAACTCAAATTGCAGTGCATGTCTTCTCTGCCTTcagttatttatatttatttgtacaTTTGTGTCTTAACTTATAGTACAGCATGCTAAGCATTAAATTTGAGATGTACTCCGCCAATTTTATAAGCAAATATGTCTATCAGCTGCTTAAACTTGCCCCAATTATTTACTAGTATTTCTTCTCTTATGGCTGTGTGCTACATTACCAAGAGATGCAAATAGGACAAATAATTATCTGtattatgaaaaatgaatttgCTCGTGAAGATATATGGTGTTTGGATATGTGCTTTTTATTCTTGTGTTTTGTCTCTATCTGAAGGCTTTGTCTTGAACACCTAATTGTTTCTTCTTGCAGTGGATATCATCTCTGCCATTGAGTTTGATAAAAGTGGTGACCATCTGGCTACTGGTGATCGTGGTGGAAGGGTGGTTTTATTTGAACGGACCGATGCAAAAGAGGTGAGGCTGCAGTACTTAAAAGATTCTATATGTTGATTCTGCATTGCTCTACTTAATTTTCGTTTTTCCTTTCATAAATCTTATTAGCACGGTGGAAATCGAAGAGATTTAGAGAGGATGGACTACCAAGTCTCTCGACACCCAGAGTTCCGTTACAAAACCGAATTTCAGAGTCATGAACCTGAggtatctattttatttttcaaaatagtTTCCTTTTCAAATTATGGGTCTTGAACTCTTGTCTTTGTAGTGAGTTTTCTGTTTTTAGATGGGTAGGTTGCACATTAATATCCCTTTCTTGCTTCCTTTTTTCTTTGGATTTTTTCCTGAAAGGGAAAAGGGGTAAAAGGATGTCTTAATTGTTATAACTTATGCATGCATATCTTTCTCTTCAGTTTGACTATCTCAAGAGTTTGGAGATTGAGGAGAAAATCAACAAGATCAGGTGGTGCCAGACAGCCAATGGTGCTGTCTTTCTCCTGTCTACTAATGACAAAACCATTAAGTTTTGGAAGGTGGGTACTAGAATTAATGCTTTCaattatatgaaattttttGTCAATATTTAACGGAGCCTTTGTTCTCTGAATTCCCTATATACATAGAGATTGGTTtggatttttgtttgatttttcttGGTGTTGTGTCTAATTTGTTTATTAAAACTTCAGGAAAAAGGAGAGAAAATTTGGATATCTTTCTATGGGAATTGAATATAAGTAGAAGCTATCAGACCTTGAACAATAATCTTGGTGTTTAAATATTGAAGATTCCTTCCCCCTACCCTGGGACCTCTCAACTTTCTTCTCTCATGCTAGTACTGTATCTTTGATGAATTGATTGTATGTAAGCCTTGAGAATTCTTCTACTGAAATAGACAttagtaatttatatttattggATAATTCTAATTTCTTTATCCTAACAGGTCcaagagaagaaggtgaagaaAATTTCTGAAATAAATGTTGACTCGTGTAAAGCTGCTGGAAATGGTGGTATTGCAAGCTCTAGTGTCTCTTCTAGTTCGAAACAGTTTCTTGCTAATGGCGACTGTTCAGATCGTTCTTACAATCCTCTGGGCAATGACTTGTCCTTTCCACCTGGGGGACTCCCCTCTCTACGATTACCAGTGGTAGTTGTACTTAACTCATCTAAAGTTCTACCAGCGGCATTAAGGATtcctttgaatttttttaatttggatGTGTTTGGTTGGACAGTTCTAAGAATTTTTTAGAGAATGATGGTGTCAATTGGTTTCTGTTTTAAACATATACAATTATGTCTCCTTGTTATGTGCTTGATCTGGTATTATGGTCTGCTTGTGAATCATTTTATAACGACCTTTTCAAATCAGACCACTGCTGATTGTTGAAGCCTTATTGATACAAAATATTTCAAGGGTGCACTTATTAATCATAGTACTATGCGATATTCACAGATCACCCACCTCCTTATGCTGACTGAGTCTTCCTATGACCTTTGACAATTGTAGGTCACAAGCAGTGAGACTAGTCTTGTTGCAAGGTGCAGGAGAGTATATGCTCATGCACATGATTACCATATCAATTCTATCTCGAATAACAGGTTAAaagcttttttttctttttcttgctaGCCTATCAACTTTTCTCTGATGATGTCTCTTTCCAGAAATCTGACAATGTTCACAGTTTTCCTGTAATTGTTCTTTGGCGTGCTCTACTTTAGTTTAGAAGGAGGATAGTTAGGACAATATCATGTATAGAAATTAGAAACATTACTCtgagagagtgagagaaagagaggccTTTTCTAAGAGATATCAGTATGGTAGAAAATTGGTCATATAGCAGCTTTGAGAAAATTCAGAAACACAAAGCTCCACATCTTACTTAAAATACTTATAGATAGTAAATTCGACCAATGCAACTGATTTCGAAATTTGTTACCTCTGTCGAAAGTGCACTGTTCAAGACCTCCAATTCGCCACATGATTACACATTTGCACAATTGCACTGTCACGTGAACCTTTAATTTTCTGTGGATGCTAAACCTTTTTTTGACTTTGTGGACTCATTGTATATTCATTTTTCTCTGATTCTTTATGTTGTTATAATCTACAAGTTGTTTGTACTTGTAATTCCTTGCAGTGATGGTGAAACATTTATATCAGCTGATGATCTCCGAATAAATCTTTGGAACTTGGAAATAAGCAATCAAAGTTTCAATATAGTTGATGTGAAACCTGCAAATATGGAGGATCTGACTGGTAAGATATTATCTCTattcttttcccttttctttatcTCTACAAAGGCTTGTAATTTAGCTCAAGTTAGAGCAGGCCGGAAAAAGGCTAACACTGTCAATTTCGCAGCTCTTGCATATTTTCGTTTAGGCTCACTTTTTAAAGTGActaatattttaaatccaaAGAAGTCAATTATcaggattttttttggggggggggagtTTGTTACATCTCATGCAATTTATATGTTGACTAATCATAAACTCTTGTAGCGAAATGTTTTGATTGGTTCTTTTTGTTACTTATTGCAGAGGTGATAACATCAGCAGAATTTCATCCTACTCATTGCAACATGTTAGCATATAGTAGTTCAAAAGGTTCAATTCGTCTTATTGATTTGCGACAATCTGCACTGTGCGACTCACATTCTAAAATGTAAGTTCTTTGATAACCATTCGTGTTTTGGGCACCCCCTGATTTGGTCCTATTATTTGTATCGCCTTTGATACTGaaacacaataaattaaatgTTGCATGGATATGAGACTTCTAGTTCTTCATTGTTTCCAGAAAACTATTGCTTAGCTCCATCATCTTTGTAAGAATTTTCACTTCTTATGGATGAGGTATTAATTTTCATTCATAACAGATTTGAGGAGCAGGAGGCACCAGGCTCGAGATCATTTTTCACTGAGATTATTGCTTCAATTTCAGATGTTAAGTTTGCGAGGGATGGCAGATATTTACTGAGTCGTGACTACATGTCCCTTAAGGTTCTGGCTTTTGTACATTTGTGCACTTGTTTGCTGCAAATGCTTAAACTAGTCTCAATATTTATGATTTCTGTTTTGACTCATCTGCTTACTGCAGATCAATTTAGGAAGTTATGGTAAATGATTTATGCTTCACGTGCTACGTCAATATTATAGTTAATTGTGTTTAATGTTGTTACGACTAAAATTTTGCTCTTTGCTAAACTGGAGTGGATCATTGGATGCTATTTGCTTGTTTAAATTTAATCTGGAAGGTGGAATTGCATGAACTCAAGCTTTGCTTAAATAATGTTCTTTCATTATTTCATCAATTTGCCAATGAAAGTTCTTGTGTCTGCGATGTTGTTATTAAGATACATAGCTGTTGCAACACTTCAATGATTTCCAACAGTTCCCAGTTGATCTTTCACTGATCGATATAATTTGGTTTCAGTTATGGGATGTTAACATGGATTCTGGTCCAGTGGCAACTTTCCAGGTTCACGAGTATTTAAGACCAAAGGTGACTACTTCTTCAGGACTGTTTCCAGAAATATTCATACAAATGTTTCGAGTTGATTAAATCCTACTTTGACAATTCCCAGCTCTGTGACTTGTATGAAAACGATTCCATCTTTGATAAATTTGAATGCTGCCTGAGTGGTGATGGTCTTCGAGTGGCTACTGGTTCATACAGGTGTGTTTAGTTTTCTTTAGTTCTATCATAGTTTatttgttctctctctctctctcactgaaGAGTGAAAAATGTCAGCAATCTATTTCGTATATTTGGCTGTGCTCCGGGAAGCACTGAGGCAACTACTCTAGAAGCAAGCAAAAACCCAATGAGGTATTCTAATCTTTTGACTGTGCAGTCTTTAATTCTGTTGGAAAAACTTATTATTGCTAAACACTGCTCAATGGCCTTTCAGAAGGCAGGTCCAGACCCCTGCTAGGCCTTCCAGATCCCTGACCAGTAGCATCAGCCGTGTTGTGAGGCGAGGTATGACATTTTCTCGTCTCTTATAACCTGCACATATCACTTTATTTTTTGGGTTCCCAACTCAAGAATGTTGTCATATGTCATAGGTGCTGAAAATCCGGGAGCTGATGCCAATGGGAACTCATTTGATTTCACTACTAAGCTGCTCCACCTAGCATGGCACCCATCAGAAAACTCCATTGCTTGTGCTGCCGCAAATAGCCTGTACATGTACTATGCATAAGAAGTCTGAAATTGGTGCTCGGTAAACATTTTTGGGTTGCTACTGGAGAAATGCTTCTTTCAGCAACATGTGGCTCTCACCAATTCTACCTTGAAGTGCTTCATAAACGTTTACCACTGACTGAGAATGTCGGGTTCCAGAAATGGAAGTGGTGTATTTTGCAAGCAGCAGAGCAACATGTCTATGTTCCCCATCTTCACCCTTTGCTGCGTCGCCCACCATAttcgttttatttttttttaccctCACGCAAAACGGATGGATGCGTTTCTGTTGTTATTTGTGCCAGGTAGCTAATTGGGAAGGAATGTGGTTGTAGCTCTCCTACAAAACAGAAACTAAAGATGCCGTATATTGTCTCTAGTTCTAAGGTAAATGTAGTTTCTCACTCCAAAAATCTTGATGCTGCTAACTTGCAGGACATTAAGTTTTATTAACTTCCATGGGTAGCTTAATACTTTTCACATCAATCTATCGTAGGATGGTTTTAGTCCTTTTCTTCAGCTATAGAATTTTTCATTGGATGTTTTCGCTTGTAAAAGTATTGAATCTTGGCTTATATTAATTTGTAAAATATTTCCCATTGC harbors:
- the LOC131013172 gene encoding serine/threonine protein phosphatase 2A 55 kDa regulatory subunit B beta isoform-like isoform X1 → MDSGDGGEVASAAAGPPTPLEWKFSQVFGERAAGEEVQEVDIISAIEFDKSGDHLATGDRGGRVVLFERTDAKEHGGNRRDLERMDYQVSRHPEFRYKTEFQSHEPEFDYLKSLEIEEKINKIRWCQTANGAVFLLSTNDKTIKFWKVQEKKVKKISEINVDSCKAAGNGGIASSSVSSSSKQFLANGDCSDRSYNPLGNDLSFPPGGLPSLRLPVVVTSSETSLVARCRRVYAHAHDYHINSISNNSDGETFISADDLRINLWNLEISNQSFNIVDVKPANMEDLTEVITSAEFHPTHCNMLAYSSSKGSIRLIDLRQSALCDSHSKIFEEQEAPGSRSFFTEIIASISDVKFARDGRYLLSRDYMSLKLWDVNMDSGPVATFQVHEYLRPKLCDLYENDSIFDKFECCLSGDGLRVATGSYSNLFRIFGCAPGSTEATTLEASKNPMRRQVQTPARPSRSLTSSISRVVRRGAENPGADANGNSFDFTTKLLHLAWHPSENSIACAAANSLYMYYA
- the LOC131013172 gene encoding serine/threonine protein phosphatase 2A 55 kDa regulatory subunit B beta isoform-like isoform X2 — protein: MDSGDGGEVASAAAGPPTPLEWKFSQVFGERAAGEEVQEVDIISAIEFDKSGDHLATGDRGGRVVLFERTDAKEHGGNRRDLERMDYQVSRHPEFRYKTEFQSHEPEFDYLKSLEIEEKINKIRWCQTANGAVFLLSTNDKTIKFWKVQEKKVKKISEINVDSCKAAGNGGIASSSVSSSSKQFLANGDCSDRSYNPLGNDLSFPPGGLPSLRLPVVTSSETSLVARCRRVYAHAHDYHINSISNNSDGETFISADDLRINLWNLEISNQSFNIVDVKPANMEDLTEVITSAEFHPTHCNMLAYSSSKGSIRLIDLRQSALCDSHSKIFEEQEAPGSRSFFTEIIASISDVKFARDGRYLLSRDYMSLKLWDVNMDSGPVATFQVHEYLRPKLCDLYENDSIFDKFECCLSGDGLRVATGSYSNLFRIFGCAPGSTEATTLEASKNPMRRQVQTPARPSRSLTSSISRVVRRGAENPGADANGNSFDFTTKLLHLAWHPSENSIACAAANSLYMYYA